One stretch of Halalkalicoccus sp. NIPERK01 DNA includes these proteins:
- a CDS encoding ABC transporter substrate-binding protein, translating to MKDTIRNHDTLDRRSLLKYVGAAGAVGLAGCAGGGGNGGSNGGGGGGGTPGELYFAQVKGALDFDPIVLNDVPSQQIVGQMFEGLYTYNEDATGIEPQLAAGEPEVENDGQRYTVELVEDATFHNGDPVTAEDAAYSFVAPLEEETENAGEVDMIETAEAIDERTVQFDLSYPFGAFDYTLIREVVPQAVREEDPDAFNHENPVGSGPFEFGEWQEGEYVRIERHDDYWGENAAELDFVEFSGVEEQSTRVTTLQTGENDVIETIPPQLYDQVEGMGDVTIDEQPGIGYFYLAFNCGEGPTADPLVREAVDYCFSMDQEVANYVEPAGVRQYSPFPESIVEGWDFPVDDWAEIPHDPDIEQAQQLFEEAGVPSDYDWRIIVPPDDMREQIGVGVGNGLQEAGFENVEVQRLDWGAFTDAYTSGAEDDFNMYALGWSGSPDPEAFTYYMFAQENEGVTQGVFYQNDEVNQQIIDARRSTDRDERRQLYIDSTTTILEDRVHLPAYNLLNSYAFKDYVSGFQSHPVSSTVPLATGYATTSVE from the coding sequence ATGAAAGACACTATTCGAAACCACGACACTCTCGATCGTCGGAGCCTTCTGAAGTACGTCGGTGCCGCTGGCGCCGTCGGTCTGGCCGGCTGTGCCGGCGGCGGAGGCAATGGCGGCTCGAACGGCGGCGGTGGCGGCGGGGGCACCCCGGGCGAACTCTACTTCGCGCAGGTAAAGGGCGCGCTCGACTTCGACCCGATCGTCCTCAACGACGTCCCCTCCCAGCAGATCGTCGGCCAGATGTTCGAGGGACTCTATACGTACAACGAGGACGCGACCGGGATCGAACCCCAACTCGCCGCGGGCGAGCCCGAAGTCGAGAACGACGGCCAGCGCTACACCGTCGAACTCGTCGAGGACGCGACGTTCCACAACGGCGACCCGGTGACCGCCGAGGACGCCGCCTACTCGTTCGTCGCGCCCCTCGAGGAGGAGACCGAGAACGCCGGCGAGGTCGACATGATCGAGACGGCGGAGGCCATCGACGAGCGGACCGTCCAGTTCGACCTCTCGTACCCCTTCGGCGCGTTCGACTACACGCTGATCCGGGAGGTCGTCCCGCAGGCCGTTCGCGAGGAGGACCCCGACGCGTTCAACCACGAGAACCCCGTCGGCTCGGGTCCCTTCGAGTTCGGCGAGTGGCAGGAGGGCGAGTACGTCCGAATCGAGCGCCACGACGACTACTGGGGCGAGAACGCGGCCGAACTCGACTTCGTCGAGTTCAGCGGCGTCGAGGAGCAGTCGACCCGCGTGACGACGCTCCAGACAGGCGAGAACGACGTCATCGAGACCATCCCCCCGCAGCTGTACGACCAGGTCGAGGGGATGGGCGACGTGACCATCGACGAACAGCCCGGCATCGGCTACTTCTACCTCGCGTTCAACTGCGGCGAGGGGCCGACCGCCGACCCGCTGGTGCGCGAGGCGGTCGACTACTGCTTCTCGATGGACCAGGAGGTCGCCAACTACGTCGAACCCGCGGGCGTCCGCCAGTACAGCCCGTTCCCCGAGTCCATCGTCGAGGGGTGGGACTTCCCGGTCGACGACTGGGCCGAGATCCCCCACGACCCGGACATCGAGCAGGCCCAACAGCTCTTCGAGGAGGCGGGCGTCCCCTCGGATTACGACTGGCGGATCATCGTCCCGCCGGACGACATGCGCGAGCAGATCGGCGTCGGCGTCGGCAACGGCCTGCAGGAGGCCGGCTTCGAGAACGTCGAGGTCCAGCGCCTCGACTGGGGGGCCTTCACCGACGCCTACACATCCGGGGCCGAGGACGACTTCAACATGTACGCGCTCGGCTGGTCCGGGTCGCCCGACCCCGAGGCGTTCACCTACTACATGTTCGCCCAGGAGAACGAGGGCGTCACGCAGGGCGTCTTCTACCAGAACGACGAGGTCAATCAGCAGATCATCGACGCGCGCCGGTCGACCGACCGGGACGAACGCCGCCAGCTCTACATCGACTCGACGACGACGATCCTCGAGGACCGTGTCCACCTGCCCGCGTACAACCTGCTCAACAGCTACGCGTTCAAGGACTACGTCTCGGGCTTCCAGTCGCACCCCGTGTCCAGCACCGTCCCGCTGGCGACGGGCTACGCGACCACGTCGGTCGAGTAG
- a CDS encoding ABC transporter permease, which produces MGLLRYTVWRCLQAIPVLVGILTITFFLTNAIPGDPVSIMLGPTPSAEMVEQVQARYGLDRPLHERYFNYMIGVAQGDLGHSIYYDVPVLTKIIERLPVTAYLVFSAFAFALLTAIPLGVISAERRNEPVDHVSRIVALIGVSTPSFWIGLLLIILFSFQLGLLPATGLFLPWADPASIRGASTQLDVVIKSFRRLVMPMVALGTLQMASITRIERSSMVDSLQNEYVKLARAYGVGERGVVWKHAFKPAQLPVITIVGLGLSTALGGAVLIETVFEINGMGRLVIQAINNQDYPLVMGTTFMLGALYLVGVIITDISYAYIDPRVSYGEK; this is translated from the coding sequence ATGGGACTCCTCCGATACACGGTCTGGCGGTGTCTGCAGGCGATCCCCGTACTTGTCGGCATCCTGACGATCACCTTCTTCCTCACCAACGCGATCCCGGGCGACCCCGTCAGCATCATGCTCGGACCGACCCCGAGCGCCGAGATGGTAGAACAGGTACAGGCGCGCTACGGACTCGACAGACCACTGCACGAACGGTACTTCAACTACATGATCGGCGTCGCGCAGGGCGATCTGGGCCACAGCATCTACTACGACGTGCCCGTCCTGACGAAGATCATCGAGCGCCTGCCGGTGACGGCGTATCTCGTCTTCTCGGCGTTCGCCTTCGCCCTGCTGACGGCGATCCCGCTGGGCGTGATCTCCGCCGAGCGGCGAAACGAACCGGTCGATCACGTCTCGCGGATCGTCGCGCTGATCGGCGTCTCGACGCCCTCGTTTTGGATCGGGCTGCTGCTGATCATCCTCTTCTCGTTCCAGCTGGGGCTGTTGCCCGCGACGGGGCTGTTCCTGCCGTGGGCCGATCCCGCGAGCATCCGGGGGGCGAGCACCCAGCTGGACGTCGTCATCAAGTCGTTCAGACGGTTGGTGATGCCGATGGTCGCGCTCGGAACGCTCCAGATGGCCTCGATCACGCGCATCGAGCGCTCCTCGATGGTCGACTCACTCCAGAACGAGTACGTGAAACTCGCGCGCGCCTACGGCGTCGGCGAGCGCGGCGTGGTCTGGAAACACGCGTTCAAACCGGCCCAACTGCCCGTGATCACCATCGTCGGGCTCGGCCTGAGCACGGCGCTCGGCGGGGCGGTCCTGATCGAGACCGTCTTCGAGATAAACGGGATGGGGCGGCTCGTCATCCAGGCGATCAACAACCAGGACTACCCGCTGGTGATGGGCACGACGTTCATGCTCGGGGCGCTGTACCTCGTCGGCGTCATCATCACCGACATCTCCTATGCGTACATCGACCCGCGGGTCAGCTACGGTGAGAAATGA
- a CDS encoding ABC transporter permease, producing the protein MATHEPQGEEEFADEPTEGGVDEVEARVGLSYTLRQVKRDSTARMGFYVIAFITAVAAFASVDYYLLDYAMAEAIPFLHHPERDPDVIEALLPPVGMENGLGAGTWEYPLGTDHRGRDILSRMVYGTRIAITVGLSATAIGLVGGTLVGAVSGYYGGWIDDVLQRITDTIYAIPFLVLVIAFMSAFGRDISYAMVGVGIASIPVFNRLIRSRVVSIREEEYIEAAKAAGVKDRNIILRHVIPNSFAPVLVQATLQVGVSILIVAGLSFLGFGAQPPTPSWGQMLAASRNYMLPAPTFSVWPGIAILVTVVAFNLLGDGLQDALDPRINN; encoded by the coding sequence ATGGCGACACACGAACCACAGGGAGAGGAGGAGTTCGCCGACGAACCCACGGAGGGCGGCGTCGACGAGGTGGAGGCGCGCGTCGGACTGTCCTACACCCTGCGGCAGGTCAAGCGCGACTCGACGGCCCGGATGGGCTTTTACGTCATCGCGTTCATCACGGCGGTCGCCGCCTTCGCCAGCGTCGACTACTACCTGCTCGATTACGCGATGGCGGAGGCGATCCCGTTCCTCCACCACCCCGAACGTGACCCCGACGTGATCGAGGCACTCCTCCCGCCGGTGGGCATGGAGAACGGCCTCGGCGCGGGCACGTGGGAGTACCCGTTGGGCACCGACCACCGCGGTCGGGACATCCTCTCGCGGATGGTCTACGGCACGCGCATCGCCATCACCGTCGGGCTGTCGGCGACGGCGATCGGGCTGGTCGGCGGCACCCTCGTCGGCGCGGTCTCGGGCTATTACGGGGGATGGATCGACGACGTCCTCCAGCGGATCACCGACACCATCTACGCCATCCCGTTTCTCGTGCTGGTCATCGCGTTCATGTCGGCGTTCGGCCGCGACATCAGCTACGCGATGGTCGGCGTCGGCATCGCCTCGATCCCGGTGTTCAACCGCCTGATCCGCTCGCGTGTCGTGAGCATCCGCGAGGAGGAGTACATCGAGGCGGCCAAGGCCGCCGGGGTGAAAGACAGGAACATCATCCTGCGTCACGTCATCCCGAACAGCTTCGCGCCGGTGCTGGTCCAGGCGACCCTGCAGGTCGGCGTCAGCATCCTCATCGTCGCCGGGCTCTCCTTCCTGGGCTTCGGCGCACAGCCGCCGACGCCGTCGTGGGGACAGATGCTCGCGGCGTCGCGCAACTACATGCTTCCGGCACCGACGTTCAGCGTCTGGCCCGGCATCGCCATCCTCGTCACCGTGGTCGCGTTCAACCTCCTCGGTGACGGGCTGCAGGACGCGCTCGACCCGCGGATCAACAACTGA
- a CDS encoding ABC transporter ATP-binding protein, whose protein sequence is MNEEPLLKVENLKTQFFTEDGTVRAVDGISFEVYEGELVGLVGESGAGKSVAAMSIMRLVDSPGVIVDGEVTFKGRTLIGYEETPEEPGEPPELVELEEMLSEEEMRTEIRGREIAIIFQDPMESLNPVFTVGSQLREFIELNRDVSDEEARVEAVRMLREVGIPEPEKRYEQYPHQFSGGMRQRVLIAMALACEPSLIIADEPTTALDVTVEGQILDLVEELQEKYDTAFVWVTHDMGVVAEICDRVNVMYLGEIIEQADVEELFYDTKHPYTEALLASMPRPDRTTGELEPIKGVMPEAINPPSGCRFHSRCPDAREVCRRVHPDLRAVDGDEGGRVHRAACVKHDAFDVGYEGSKPLENEATGGFEVGLTQEGSR, encoded by the coding sequence ATGAACGAGGAACCACTGCTGAAAGTCGAGAACCTGAAGACCCAGTTCTTCACCGAGGACGGGACCGTTCGGGCCGTCGACGGCATCTCCTTCGAGGTCTACGAGGGCGAACTCGTCGGCCTCGTCGGCGAGTCGGGGGCCGGAAAGAGCGTCGCCGCGATGAGCATCATGCGGCTGGTCGACAGCCCCGGCGTCATCGTCGACGGCGAGGTGACGTTCAAGGGACGGACGCTGATCGGCTACGAGGAGACCCCCGAAGAGCCGGGCGAACCGCCCGAACTGGTCGAGCTCGAGGAGATGCTCTCCGAGGAGGAGATGCGGACCGAGATCCGCGGCCGCGAGATCGCCATCATCTTCCAGGACCCGATGGAGAGCCTCAACCCGGTCTTTACGGTCGGCTCGCAGCTCCGGGAGTTCATCGAACTCAACCGCGACGTCTCGGACGAGGAGGCGAGGGTCGAAGCGGTTCGGATGCTCCGGGAGGTCGGCATCCCCGAACCCGAGAAGCGCTACGAGCAGTACCCCCACCAGTTCTCGGGCGGGATGCGCCAGCGCGTGCTGATCGCGATGGCGCTGGCCTGTGAACCCAGCCTGATCATCGCCGACGAGCCGACGACGGCGCTCGACGTCACCGTCGAGGGACAGATCCTCGATCTGGTCGAGGAGCTTCAGGAGAAGTACGACACCGCCTTCGTCTGGGTGACCCACGACATGGGCGTCGTCGCGGAGATCTGCGACCGCGTCAACGTGATGTACCTCGGCGAGATCATCGAACAGGCCGACGTCGAGGAGCTGTTCTACGACACCAAACACCCCTATACGGAGGCGCTTCTGGCTTCGATGCCCCGGCCCGACAGGACGACCGGGGAACTCGAGCCGATCAAGGGCGTCATGCCCGAGGCGATCAACCCGCCCTCGGGCTGTCGGTTCCACTCGCGGTGTCCGGACGCCCGGGAGGTCTGTCGGCGCGTCCATCCCGACCTCCGAGCGGTCGATGGCGACGAGGGCGGGCGCGTCCACCGCGCGGCCTGCGTCAAACACGACGCGTTCGACGTGGGCTACGAGGGGAGCAAACCGCTCGAGAACGAGGCGACCGGCGGGTTCGAGGTCGGCCTCACGCAGGAGGGGAGCCGATGA
- a CDS encoding ABC transporter ATP-binding protein — protein MSDAEEPLVRVEGLTKHFSNDEGLFGGFKRNPDGFVPPVVHEPERVRAVEDVSFDIRKGETLGLVGESGCGKSTLARNILQLIEPTDGTVYFKGEDITAMGGESLRKKRREMQLIFQDPQSSLDPRMKVGQIVEEPMEAHGMLDDEGREARAKELLAKVGLDPQHYNRYPHAFSGGQRQRVNLARALSVNPDFIVCDEPVSALDVSIQAQVLNTMKGLQEEFDLTYLFIAHDLSVIRHISDRVAVMYLGQLVELADKEELYENPQHPYTRALLDSIPVPDPRTRGERGVLEGDVPSPIDPPSGCRFRTRCPELIAPDEYDLSTTEWEEVRAFMRAVDRRTVETNDPAELRRRFFDDVPSGEAGEVVEEALDRIGREEWEAAGDLLVAEFAEKSICAREVPAYEITPEYGTDAHYAACHLHREDGIRLDPETGEPVEPGTAPRESESGPSEPAVSDD, from the coding sequence ATGAGCGACGCCGAGGAACCGCTCGTGCGCGTCGAGGGGCTGACGAAGCACTTCTCGAACGACGAGGGGCTGTTCGGCGGGTTCAAGCGCAACCCCGACGGGTTCGTTCCGCCGGTGGTCCACGAGCCCGAGCGGGTCCGAGCCGTCGAGGACGTCTCGTTCGACATCCGAAAGGGCGAGACCCTCGGGCTGGTCGGCGAGTCGGGCTGTGGGAAGTCCACCCTCGCGCGGAACATCCTCCAGCTCATCGAGCCCACGGACGGAACCGTCTACTTCAAGGGCGAGGACATCACCGCGATGGGCGGCGAGAGCCTGCGGAAGAAACGCCGGGAGATGCAGCTCATCTTCCAGGACCCCCAGTCCTCGCTCGACCCGCGGATGAAGGTCGGCCAGATCGTCGAGGAGCCGATGGAGGCCCACGGCATGCTCGACGACGAGGGACGGGAGGCCCGCGCGAAGGAACTACTGGCGAAGGTCGGGCTCGACCCCCAGCACTACAACCGCTATCCCCACGCGTTCTCGGGGGGCCAGCGCCAGCGCGTCAACCTCGCGCGCGCGCTGTCGGTCAACCCCGACTTCATCGTCTGTGACGAACCCGTGAGCGCGCTCGACGTCTCCATCCAGGCGCAGGTGCTGAACACGATGAAGGGCCTCCAGGAGGAGTTCGACCTGACCTACCTCTTCATCGCCCACGATCTCTCCGTGATCCGGCACATCTCGGACCGCGTCGCGGTGATGTACCTGGGCCAGTTGGTCGAACTCGCCGACAAGGAGGAGCTCTACGAGAACCCCCAGCACCCCTACACGCGGGCGCTTCTGGACTCGATTCCCGTCCCGGACCCGCGCACGAGGGGCGAACGCGGCGTGCTCGAAGGCGACGTCCCCAGCCCGATCGACCCGCCCTCGGGCTGTCGGTTCCGAACGCGCTGTCCGGAACTCATCGCCCCCGACGAGTACGACCTCTCGACTACTGAATGGGAGGAGGTGCGGGCGTTCATGCGCGCGGTCGACCGCCGGACCGTCGAGACGAACGACCCCGCCGAACTCCGGCGGCGCTTCTTCGACGACGTGCCCTCGGGCGAGGCGGGCGAGGTCGTCGAGGAGGCGCTCGATCGGATCGGACGCGAGGAGTGGGAGGCGGCCGGCGACCTGCTGGTCGCGGAGTTCGCCGAGAAGAGCATCTGTGCGCGGGAAGTCCCGGCGTACGAGATCACGCCGGAGTACGGCACCGACGCCCATTATGCGGCCTGTCACCTGCACCGCGAAGACGGGATTCGTCTGGATCCCGAGACCGGTGAACCGGTCGAGCCGGGGACGGCCCCTCGGGAATCCGAGAGCGGACCGTCGGAACCGGCCGTCTCGGACGACTGA
- a CDS encoding ferredoxin--nitrite reductase produces the protein MAPEIEQWKDECYGEELRERILEFAEGGWESIPEGERKKWFSLFKHWGVFHQRDGQESYFMMRLQNAGGVLRPGQLRAIGEVARDYATGPVENPEFGNGFLDLTTRQSIQLHWLKLEDIPEIWEKLEGVGVSSRSSGGDSMRNMAGCPVAGRDKEEFIDSRDLLERLNSDLREDDSLADLPRKFNVSVTGCREGCAQDSINDIGLEPAEKNGTKGYNVRVGGGLGGRQPREARPLDVFVTEEEAYDVVRGFVSLYQEHGERENRQKSRSRFFVDDWGVEEIRETLQNDYVDFDLRTAGADLREEYTYNAGTCRGGDHVGVHEQKNGEYYVGLSVPVGRLRAKEAIAIANCASEYGSGEVRLSRRQNPLIMDVPEEDLDPLLAEPVLETHSPEPHPFQRGSIACTGTEFCPLALTETKARLARTIRWLRENCELPEDVADIHIHYSGCTADCGQALTADIGLQGMRARKDGQMVEALDIGVGGGIGEDPSFIEWVHQRVPADEAPLVIKKLVEGYAAHRTPGQSFREWVDATGIETLVELAEPEESSYEDPWMYDAKGSWYPFAEGESPAPTTADGTPLSADD, from the coding sequence GTGGCGCCTGAGATCGAGCAGTGGAAGGACGAGTGCTACGGCGAGGAACTCCGCGAGAGGATCCTCGAGTTCGCCGAGGGCGGCTGGGAGTCGATCCCCGAGGGCGAACGCAAGAAGTGGTTCTCGCTGTTCAAACACTGGGGGGTCTTCCACCAGCGCGACGGCCAGGAGAGCTACTTTATGATGCGTCTCCAGAACGCCGGGGGCGTCCTCCGCCCGGGCCAACTCCGGGCCATCGGCGAGGTCGCACGCGATTACGCGACCGGCCCCGTCGAGAACCCCGAGTTCGGCAACGGGTTTCTCGACCTGACGACGCGCCAGTCGATCCAACTACACTGGCTCAAACTCGAGGACATCCCTGAAATTTGGGAGAAGTTGGAGGGAGTGGGCGTCTCTAGTCGTTCCTCGGGCGGCGACTCGATGCGCAACATGGCCGGCTGTCCGGTCGCCGGGCGCGACAAGGAGGAGTTCATCGACTCACGGGACCTGCTCGAACGGCTGAACTCCGACCTGCGCGAGGACGACTCGCTCGCCGACCTCCCCCGGAAGTTCAACGTCTCGGTGACGGGGTGTCGGGAGGGCTGTGCCCAGGACTCGATCAACGACATCGGGCTCGAACCCGCCGAGAAAAACGGAACGAAGGGGTACAACGTCCGGGTCGGCGGCGGCCTCGGAGGGAGACAGCCCCGCGAGGCCCGCCCGCTCGACGTGTTCGTCACCGAAGAGGAGGCCTACGACGTCGTCCGAGGGTTCGTTTCCCTCTATCAGGAACACGGCGAGCGCGAGAACCGCCAGAAGTCCCGTTCGCGCTTCTTCGTCGACGACTGGGGCGTCGAAGAGATCCGCGAGACCCTCCAGAACGACTACGTCGACTTCGACCTTCGAACCGCGGGTGCGGATCTGCGCGAAGAGTACACCTACAACGCCGGGACCTGTCGCGGGGGCGACCACGTCGGCGTCCACGAGCAGAAAAACGGCGAGTACTACGTCGGGCTGAGCGTCCCAGTGGGGAGGCTTCGCGCCAAGGAGGCCATCGCGATCGCGAACTGCGCGAGCGAGTACGGTTCGGGCGAGGTGCGCCTGAGCCGTCGGCAGAACCCGCTGATCATGGACGTCCCCGAGGAAGACCTCGATCCGCTACTCGCCGAGCCGGTACTGGAGACCCATTCTCCTGAACCCCACCCGTTCCAGCGGGGTTCGATCGCGTGCACAGGGACGGAGTTCTGTCCGCTGGCACTGACCGAGACGAAGGCCCGCCTCGCTCGCACCATCCGCTGGCTGCGCGAGAACTGCGAGCTACCCGAGGACGTCGCGGACATCCACATCCACTACTCGGGCTGTACGGCCGACTGCGGGCAGGCGCTGACCGCCGACATCGGCTTACAGGGGATGCGCGCGCGCAAGGACGGGCAGATGGTCGAGGCACTGGACATCGGCGTCGGCGGCGGAATAGGGGAAGACCCATCCTTCATCGAGTGGGTCCACCAGCGCGTGCCCGCCGACGAGGCCCCGCTGGTCATCAAGAAACTCGTCGAGGGCTACGCGGCCCACCGCACTCCGGGCCAGTCCTTTCGCGAGTGGGTCGATGCCACTGGAATCGAGACGCTCGTCGAACTCGCCGAACCCGAAGAGAGCAGTTACGAAGACCCGTGGATGTACGACGCGAAGGGCTCGTGGTATCCCTTCGCGGAGGGGGAAAGCCCCGCACCCACGACCGCCGACGGCACGCCGCTGTCGGCCGACGACTGA
- a CDS encoding MFS transporter, which produces MIDGKWKNLILATVMFNLGFVIWFSFAPFTGGIAEEFGLSVAELGIVSSAAVIAVPLGRIVIGPLTDRLGAPVTAGCTMVLVGTFSIVSAFAGSYEVFTASRIVASLAGITFVIGIQHVAEWFEEENLGTAEGIFAGVGNAGAGLGAYFTLPRIFGEDYAGPLFSTNWRAAFFYTGVLAIGVGVVYFFIGDAAKSEAKRRATREGTSLNQWLYIATRYGAVVLAAAYVMTFGLELAMNGWLGTYYREAFGQGDIVIAATFAATFSVAAGLLRPIGGYVSDRIARDEIELLPWFDGRYREQWTFATLVFVTVAMVGMTAAGLTGNIYVAVAAGFLVGLGCAFAEGAIFAQVPAMFPNSSGSVTGIVGGIGSSGGSIYPLVFSAAFLPNLHLGYAVVAATMLPILALCAWVFQPHIAEQATTGGWFVEKPDAGATPVASGDD; this is translated from the coding sequence GTGATCGACGGCAAGTGGAAGAACCTGATCCTCGCGACGGTCATGTTCAACCTCGGGTTCGTGATCTGGTTCTCCTTCGCCCCGTTTACCGGCGGGATCGCCGAGGAGTTCGGGCTCTCGGTGGCCGAATTGGGGATCGTCTCGAGCGCGGCCGTCATCGCCGTCCCGCTCGGTCGCATCGTTATCGGGCCGCTCACCGATCGTCTCGGCGCGCCGGTGACGGCGGGCTGTACGATGGTGCTCGTGGGCACGTTCTCGATCGTCAGCGCGTTCGCGGGGAGCTACGAGGTGTTTACCGCCTCGCGGATCGTCGCGTCGCTGGCGGGGATCACCTTCGTCATCGGCATCCAGCACGTCGCCGAGTGGTTCGAGGAGGAGAACCTCGGGACCGCCGAGGGGATCTTCGCCGGGGTCGGCAACGCCGGCGCGGGGCTCGGTGCGTACTTCACGCTCCCGCGGATCTTCGGCGAGGACTACGCCGGGCCGCTGTTCTCGACGAACTGGCGGGCCGCGTTCTTCTACACCGGCGTGCTGGCGATCGGCGTCGGGGTCGTCTACTTCTTCATCGGTGACGCGGCCAAAAGCGAGGCGAAACGGCGGGCGACCCGGGAGGGGACGAGCCTGAACCAGTGGCTCTACATCGCGACGCGCTACGGCGCGGTCGTCCTCGCGGCCGCCTACGTCATGACCTTCGGGCTCGAACTCGCGATGAACGGCTGGCTGGGCACCTACTACCGCGAGGCGTTCGGTCAGGGCGACATCGTCATCGCGGCGACGTTCGCGGCGACGTTCTCGGTCGCCGCCGGACTGCTGCGGCCGATCGGCGGCTACGTCAGCGACCGGATCGCGCGCGATGAGATCGAGCTGCTGCCGTGGTTCGATGGGCGCTACCGCGAGCAGTGGACGTTCGCGACGCTCGTTTTCGTCACGGTCGCCATGGTCGGAATGACCGCCGCCGGCCTGACCGGCAACATCTACGTCGCCGTCGCCGCCGGATTCCTCGTGGGGCTGGGCTGTGCGTTCGCCGAGGGGGCGATCTTCGCGCAGGTCCCGGCGATGTTTCCCAACAGTTCGGGGAGCGTCACCGGGATCGTCGGCGGGATCGGGTCGTCGGGCGGATCGATCTACCCGCTCGTGTTCTCGGCGGCGTTCCTCCCGAACCTCCACCTGGGCTACGCCGTCGTCGCCGCGACGATGCTCCCGATCCTGGCGCTGTGTGCGTGGGTGTTCCAGCCACATATCGCAGAGCAGGCCACGACGGGCGGCTGGTTCGTCGAGAAGCCGGACGCAGGCGCTACTCCCGTCGCGAGCGGCGACGACTGA